The window CGCCATGGGGATGGATAACAACGTCGAGGCAATATCTTTCCAATGGTTCATGGGCTCGTTATTGAAATCGGCCCAATTGAATTGGTAGTCTGGGTTAAATTTGCCATCGCTCCCTGAATAAGAGCCGGGATTAGCAAAGTATTTGGCCTCGTCTGGCTCCATAGCGACAAACACTTGGATCAGTGAAAATAGGCCACTAAAAATACCTTCTTTGGAATACTTTTCGATCTGGTTAACCGCTTGGCTTACCGGTATGCCGCTGCGCTTTAGCTCCACATGAATAACCGGCATACCGTTAATCAGTAACAGCACATCACCACGTCTGTCATTACGCAGTGGGCTACCGCGTTCAAATTTCGGCTGTTGCACAATTTGGTAACGGCTTTGACCAGCAGCAATTTCTTGGCGATCATAGATTTTTAGGCTGACTTCTTTGCCAAGATGTAAGGCATCGGCGGGGTTATCGCGCTTAATGGCTACCGTTTTGCCGTTAATTAACCCATTGAGTTTAAGCGGTGTTTTTAGCTCTTTGATCTGCTCAATAATCTGCTGCATTTCCGTTGCCGTCAGTGGCACGTCGTTTAAACGGTCTTGCTGGCGATTGTTTTCAAATAAAATGTTCGCCCAGTTTTGTAGTAAATCCGCTTCGGTTTTGTTTTTAAGTATCTCACTTTCCCAGCCCTTGTGGGTAAGCACCTCAATAAAGGCCTGCTCAAATTGCGCTTCGGTTTTAAACGTTGTCATGGTTGTGCTCCCTGCTAAACAAACATTTTGCTCAAGCAGGCCTGCTTAATGTTATTGAGTTTAATGATTTGTTGTTGGTGTTGATTGATAAGTTCATCTAGTTTTTGAAAGTACCCACCTATTGCTGCTTGTTCTTCCACCATTTTTGGAAATACTACATAGGTATTCTGTATTGCAGTTTTTGATATTGATAGTACTTTTGTACCTTGCATCAACGATAAAAGCTGATCGTGGAATGAGACTGAGTTCAAATAGTAGCCTAGATATTTTGATGCAAAGGGTAAAATAGGCCTTACTGCAATCGTGTGTAATCCAGAAAAAACCAAAAACTCACCTACATTGAATAATTCTAAACATTTGCCAACAGTATTATCCTCAGCCGCATCAGCAATAACTATGTCGCCATCCTGTAAAGCAGTATGTTTTAGTTTATTAGATACATCATTATTTGTAATAAATGGTATCAGTTCACTCTCAGCATCAAGAGTCTCACCAAACTTAATTAATACGTCTCCATAATGAATATTTTTTGCTATTCCTGATTGGTAGTTTAGTTCTGCCCTAGAAAGAGTATTGTTTGGTACATTGGCAAAGCATGACCTAAAGGACATTTCCACCCACTCTCCACTAAACCCTTTAAAGCGAATTTCGGGGATGGTTTCGCCTTGTTTGGGGAACATGCGTTCCAGCATGGCTTTTTTAATACTGCTGAGCTTGTCATGCTTTTGTTGGTGTTGGTTGATTAGGTTATCGAGTTTTTGGAAGGTGTTGCCGATTTGGGTTTGTTCTTTAGGTTTTGGTAAAGAAACCGCCAACTTTTTAAGTGAGTCAGTGCCAATATTTCTTTGAGATCCTGTATTTATATCTAATTCAATTAGTTCTTTGGCTCTGGTTGTTTGAAAAAAATAGAACAAATATTTGCCATAAGAGGTGTTCTTCGTTTTTAGAATTGCACAAGAATAAGAAATTAAGAATCTAATTTTTGTTTCAACATATCTCACAGACCCAACTGACGCATAACGAGCAAATATTATATCGCCAAATTCAGGTTTTATTTTTTTTGATAATTGCTCGTAATCTTCAATTGATATCAACTTGGCACTTTTAAAATCAAGCCCGTTAATTCCATAGAAGTCACCAGTCATTAGGTAGGGAATACCCGTTGCTTTAGATTCCGGCATTCGATGGTCTATATCTCCAATATCGCAGAGGCGCCCCAAAATTCTCCTTCGCCACTCCCCACTAAACCCATTAAAGCGAATTTCAGGCACATTCTTTTCCATACTCATCTTATGCGCCCTTCAATAAGCTAGTCAGTTCAGCCAAACCTTGCAGATCAAACTCATTGCCCGTAAGTTCGCCCATCATGTCTGCCAGCTCAATCTCCGTACTTTTAATCTCATTCGCCACTTGCGAATAGGTCACCGCGTATTTATCGGCAAGGGCTTGTACTTGGCTGGTGAGCTGAGTAATCACGGCGCTTGGCATGGCGGCAAGCTCTTGGCTTAATGGCGCGATCCATTTTAAGCGCAGTAATTCGTTCACTTGCTCGTCGGTTAAACCTTCGATGGTGGTTTTCGTTTTTAAGTGCAGTGCGATTTGTGCTACTTTGACCGCTTTTTTCAGAGCTTTTTCTTCATCGATGAGTTTATTAGCCTTAATGATTTTTGCTTTATAACTTTCCTCTGGCTCAGGGCTGTCGGCTGAGAACTTAGTTTTGGTCTCTTTTTGCTCTTTTAGGAAAGCTTTCGCCGCCTTGGCGACTTCGGCATTGGCAAAGGCGTCTTTACTTTCTTTTACGGTGTCTTGTTCTTTGTCTTCTTCGCTTAACGATTCGAGTATTTCCTCAAGCGCGCTGGCGATTTCGACAAGGCGGTTTTCTTGTTTTGCCAGAGCCGCTAGGTCATCGCTCAAGTAGGTTTGTTGTACTAAATCAAAGGGCATGATGTGGCCTTTCCAGCCATCCTGTACTTCGGTGTCTTTGCCCTTGATCTTTTTGACCACAATATTTGGGTCAACTAGTTTCGTGGCAGTGAACCCCTCGGTTTGCATCATTTCTAAATCAGCATTGATAACCTGCCATTGGTTATTTAAAAATTGATAGGCTAGGTATTTGTCGATAAGGGCAATGGGCGCTAAGCGTGTGAAAAGCTCGGTGCTTAATTCAGGCTCTTGCTGGTTACGGTTAACGGCTTGCCAGCCTTGAATCAGGCTAGTGTGTAAGTAGCCATCAAAGCTGCTGTTGCCACTAACACCATGACTGCCGCCATCAAACGCCTGGTTGTAGGCAGTGACAAACTCTACCACTTGTGAGTGCTGGGTAATGGTTGCATTAACGTCTCGTTTGGCAATGGCTAATTCACTGTAGGCGGCAGACTTGGCCACAAACAGCCCATCATGCAATTGCGGGAATGCTTGCCAATATTGGTGTAACTGCGCAATTTCGCTATTGGGGATGCCGCCTAGCATAGTGGCGTGTAAATCCCAGCTTTCAGCCGCTGGTGACGAGTCGACATAACGCGGTATGTTTAAGTTGTAGCCGTTGTCGTGCAGGGTTTGTTTGCTGACTACTTGCGAGAATTTTTCGATGCTGTCGCGGTTAATGACCGCATCAACAATGCGCTTGATGTCACTGGCTTGCAGTTTGTTATTTTTGCCTTCTTTAACATAGTGCTTGGAGGCATCCACAATTAGTACATCGGTATTTTGCCTTTTTTGTTTGAGCACCAAAATAACGGTAGGAATACCAGTACCAAAAAAGATATTAGAAGGTAAGCCGATAATGGCATCAATGTGGTTTTGCTCAATCAGTTGCTTGCGAATTTCGCCTTCTTCACCGCCACGGAACAACACGCCATGGGGCAAGACAATGGTCATAATGCCATCGGGTTTTAGATGATAAAGATCATGCAGCAAAAAGGCAAAGTCGGCTTTGGTTTTGGGCGCAAGACCAAAACGCGAATAACGTGGGTCGCTGTCTTTAAAACTTGTGTCCCATGGTTGCGAGTAAGGCGGGTTAGAAACGACCGCATCCACATACAGCGCATGATAAGACCCTTGCGGATCGTTTTCATCAAAGTATGGCCAATCGTCTTCTAATGTGTCACCGTTACGGGTTTTGATATTGCTGGCTTTAATACCGCGCATGATGAGGTTCATACGGGTCAAGTTATAGGTATTGGCTTTCAGCTCTTGGGCATAATAGGTAATGCTGTCTTTGCTTTTGGCGTATTTTTCGACCGCTTCACCAATATTAATCAGTAACGAACCCGAGCCCGACGTTGGGTCGTAAATCTCGATGGTGTCTTTGTGTTTTAATTCGTGGGCGATGATGTGCGACATCAGTACCGAGACTTCATGCGGCGTGTAGAACTCACCGGCTTTTTTACCGGCATTAGCGGCAAATTTTTCAATCAGGTATTCATAGATGTAACCCAGTACGTCATAGCCTTGCTTACCGTTCATTGGGATACTTTTGATTAAATGCAGTAGGTCACTAATGGCTTTTGTGCGCTTACCCGCGCTTTCACCCAGTTTGCTAAGACCCGTTTCGAGTGTGGTGAAAATACCTTCAAACAATTTTTTGTAGGTAGGCGAAATCAAACGGCTAAAGGCGGATAGCGCATCGTGCACGTTAGACTCGTCAAAGTCGTGTTTTGGGTCTACCCAAGTAGAAAACAAATTATCGTAAGCGATGAAATAGCCTAGATTGTCTTGAATGTACTTGACCGTGTCCGCGTCTTCTTCGTTGAGGGCTTTAATGTCTTCAGGTGTCATGCCCTCTTTGGTAACAAACTGTACTAATTGGTCGCTCAGGTACTTGTAAAAAATGAAACCTAATATGTAATCTTTGTATTCGTTAGCTTCGATTTTTGAGCGCATCTGGTTGGCTGATTCCCAGATTTTGGCGGCCAGTTGTTGCTTGTTCATTAGTAAGCCTTCCTAGTGTTACGTTATATGTTTGTTACTGCTTAGCTCGATCATAAATCTTGTATAAATGTATTTTCTCACATGTCGGGCTGTCGGCTAAGCAACAGATCTAAGTATTTTGAAACTTATATTTTGGTGAAGAATCAATCGGTTTTGATTATTTGGGTTAATTTCAAACGGTACTACATAAAGCTTCAAATGTGAGCTGAAATCGAAGCTATGCTCTATTGGACTCGAAAAGCCAGCATGTGCCGGATATATCAATACCAATTCCCCTTCACCATTGAGGTACTTATGGCCATAGGCGAACATCTGGTAGAAGTCACTCTGCGATAAACCAAAATTGTATTCATTGAGATCAAGTCGCTTCCACTTGGTGTCTAAAACACATTGCTGCCCATCATTTAAAGTGAGCAGTAAATCTGGTTTCAGTGTGAAATGCTTACTTTTATCAAATGTCACTAATGACTTCGAAGCGGCTTGCGTTTTTAAGATTGAACCGGGTTGAAGCTGCCTACGCAAGACCATTGCCACGTAACTTTCGAAGACGGACTCCATTGGAAACAGTAACGATGGCGCCTGAGAACGACCACTCATGCTCACTGGCGATAAATTATTTAATATTAACCCAGACCAGGATATCGCTGGCCTATAGTAGCCCATACCTCGATCAAATTTGATTCTGGCAAAATCTAATGCTGGTTGATTGCTACTCGGAATATCGTCAAAGTGGAACAGTAATTCTCGCAATAGCTTTTGATTACGGGCATCCTTGCTGTAACGCTGAACCTGCAGCATGGCTGCTTTGATTACCCTATTCACAGGTATATCGGGTAAATACTCATCGTATTCACAGTAAAAACGCTGTTTTTCAACAAAATTATGCTTTACCTGAAGCCCAATCTTGAGTTTGCCACGCTTGGTCGTCAGATTTTCCTGCTTAGGGACGTAGTCACGTCTGAGCCCTTGTTTAACCACTTGATTCACTGTCTTCAAAAATCGACGAATCAATACTTCAATCAGTGGTAGCTTCAGGACATCTATATCAGCTGTCTCAAGCTCAATGTGTCGAAACTCACGCAAGGATTGCAGCATCATCAATAGAGTTTGTCGCGCATGCGGCACATCATCATGATTACCGGTTTTCGGCAAAATCTCTATTGATTGACCAGAAGGTAGATACAGTAAACCAACGTAATTTTGAGCCTGTAATACTCGGCACTTTCTATGTAACTTAAACTGAAAGGCCTTTCCATACGGAGCGCCACTATCAGGCAATAGACATCGCTGTTCCAAGTATTCAAAATCAGAAGACTTTAATGCAGTTGCGTTGGGTACTTTAAGTTGATCTTCTTCCTTAACTAAGTACCCAAACTCAAGAACTGAAAGCGTTGAAACTTTCATGCTCTATTCTTCCAACTTATTATCGGATTCACTGTGCGATTGCTCTGGTATCGTTGAACTATACATGCAAATGTAAGTCATTGGTTCCCGCCACACGGCTTCCTTACCCCCTCGCAAATGATATTGAATAACGCCTTCATCATAAGGGTCAATATTATGATCTTGACCAAATAGCAAGGATAGGTTGCTAACTGGCTTTTCTAATATGAGCTGAAAACTTTCATTTTTTTGATTATCCCCTAGAACTAGGCGAATTTTGTTCCAATCATCAAAAAAGTATTCTTGCAGTAATGGAATGATCTTATTTTGAAATGCGTGGACCAACTCTTCGAATGCCGCATCATAGTCGCTTTCATCAAGGCATTTCTTCACATTCATAAAGAAAGCATGTCCCAATGTATGCTCACGATCGTACAGCACTTCAATACGCTGATTCAGTGTACCCAATAACTTTGATAAATTTACCCCTTTGACGACCACACTATCAAGAAGCTCTGGCTTTGGCATCATTTCGATAAATTCAAAACGGCGACGTAAAGCCGTATCAATCATTGTTAATGAGCGGTCTGCAGTATTCATTGTACCGATAATATAAAGATTATCTGGTACCGAAAAGCAGTCTCCTGAGTAAGGTAAAGTTAGCTCTAGTGCCTCTAGCTGACCTTTACGCTTAGATAACTCAATGAGAGTAATTAACTCTCCAAATATCTTCGAAATGTTGCCACGATTAATCTCATCAATGACAAGAACAAAGTTCTTTCGCTTTGTTGCTGGCGCTTCATCTGTGCCACCCAATTCTCTCAGAAAGCTTACTAAAGGTCGGTAATAGACACCTAAGCCAGTTGTGTAGGTTCTTGAACCATTAAAAATAGCGCGCAACGTATTGATGCTTAATGTATGGTCTGTTTTTCCGTTGCTCTTTTCAAAAAAGATTCGATTCTCATTGAAATCCACAACGCGAAAAGAGGTTTTTGCCATTGGTATTTCAATAAAGTCTTCATTCGCTAGATGCTCAACAAAAGCTTGCCAGCAGGTTTCAAAGTTATAAGTTTGACCTGCAGGGGATTCCGCCTGATATTGTTCTGCGTCTGAACACATTTGACGAAAAACACCTGGCTCAACTGAATACGTAATAGTGCCATCTTCAGTTTTTGCTTTTAGCCCTTCTACAAATTCCTCATAACCGTAGCTTTGATGGAAAGTCACAAAACGGATACGCCGCTCATTCACTAAGCGATCAAATTCCTGTTTAAGCTCTGCTCTACGTTCCCATTTGAATGTAGGTTCAGCGGCCTTCACGGCAGCTTCAATCGTGTGAAACGTTTTTCCCGTCCCAGGGGGGCCATAAAATATGCTATTCAACGTATCTACCCCTTTTAATTCATTGTCAGAAACTATTTCAACCTCTGAGTTAAAGCTATCTTCTTCAATATAATCGACAGGCCAATAGCCAGCTCTACTAACACTATGCCGTTCTAAAAACCCTTGCAACTCATGCTCGAAATTGTTCAATAAACTGAGGCTAAATTTTTCACCATCAACTTTAATCGACTTCTTTTTATAACTTACTCTTTTAAATAAAAACTGAGGCTCATTATTAGAAGACGACCATCGGCCAATTTTAAATTCGTCCTCAACACTACTGGAAAATATATCTAATTTATTATCAAAAGCCCATTTAGTAAGATAAAATAAATCTTGCTTTCTTGCTGGCGAAAAATCTTCTAGCTCTCTAATGTCCATTTTTCTTATGAACTCTAATATATCTTCCGCACTAGCATCTTTATTTCCATCCCAAACATCAAACCCGTACCTTAAGATACTGACGTCGGCAGGCTTCCTTCTAAGCAATTCAGTATAAATCTTTGAAAAACTAGCGCTATTATCTCTAACTGATCGTCGAAGAACTGTGTCTTTATATATATTTAGAATCTTTGGATAATTTCTATCTTGGTAAATGAATGCAATCTTCCATTTTAATGTTGGTGCCAAATCTATTTCTTCGATGGAACTTAGATCTCCCTTCTTAATAGCATCAATAACACTAATTATATTATTTTTAACGCTTTTAAATGCGGATTTTGAATCAGGTCCATATTTGAGGTTCCATGTGTATATAGGATCATTATAAAAGCCCGCCCTATTATTTAAACTATTGCCATCAGCTCTTTTATAAATCCCAAACTTTTCTGAAGAACCACCTTTTATTGATCCCAAACATCTTGTCTTAGTCTCAAGCCAATAGGTAAATGTTTCCTTATCTCCAGTAGAGACATACTCTTCCAAAGTCATTTTTAAAACCCGACTTTCAGGCCAAGTTTTTAAAAAACTCCTCCAGACTTCTTCCCTTTTTTCAAATTCCATATATAAAAACCTTTTTATAACAGAAACTAAGTCATTGCTTTCAACAAGTTAACGCTTTTTATTTAAGATCAACCTTCACAACTGACTTCAAAACCTTTCTAGTCACTGTTAAAGTAGAGCCCATTGTACCAAGCAGAGACCTTAGCAACGCCAGATTGGAAAATCTTTGAGCTTAAAAAATCGCAATTATACGCTATCTTATAATATCTATAAATATTCAGCATATACTCATTCACAACATAATGTGTCGCACTATATCTTTAATATTTAAAGCGCCCTCGCCCCACCCCTTGCCTGCTGGTGGATGTGCTCACGCTATTTTTTAGTTCATGCACATCAACCGCAGCACCGTAGCCTTAGATCCGTCAGAGTGTTTCTTGACCATCCGGCACCGCCTTAGTCAGTTAAAACCAGCCCATCACTCACGCTAATCTAAACTCGCTCCTGCTTTGCCATAGGTTCGAAGCACTGTTCCTCGCTATCTGATACGCCCAATCCGACACAGACATGGATTTCTCTTTATCGCACTCAACGTAGCTGGCAAGCTTCTCAGAGATCATGTCCGCGTGGTTGGCGAGATTGTTTTCCTCCCATTTGTATTTGTGTTCATAGCTGGCGAGGTAATCTCGTTTACTGTTGTTGCAGGTACGATCCGCCAACACAAAGTTGTGGCCAAGGTCGAACGCGTATTTGGCAAATGGGATAAAGTGATCCACTTCGGCATGTTGGTCGAGCTTTTTACAGCAGTAGAAGCAGGTATTTTTCTGTATCTCTTGAAGGAGAGGCTTGGCATAGGCTAAAGCCTTACGGTCTTGACCAAATAGAAATTCCGGTAAGTTGGCTTGTGCACCTACTAGGTATTGGTTGTGCTTAAAAGAAATGATTTTGTCGATCCAAGCGGCACGTGCGAGGTAGGTGATCAGGTGATAAAACTCGCGAAAATAACCCGCGATGCCAGCATTTAGCTCGATATGGTTCTGGCTTTTATCATGCGGATATAAAAAGCATTCTTCTTTTTTTGCCAAAATCTGCAAGCGCCAGAGTGGGCCACTTTTGAGGGCTGCTTTTGCTACTCTATGCACGGTTTTATAATGTGGGCTTTTGTATAGCTGATTGATGTTATACAACCCTGTTTGCTGGATACTCTGCACCGCAGTGATGATAGCGATTTGCTTTTGTGAATCACTGTTTTGATGCAATTGCATTGTTTGACTAGAACCACCAAATGGTCGGGCCTGATTCCAATACAAACGAAGCATTTTGTCCGCTAAAACATCTAACTGAATAGGGAGTTTACTGTTTCCGGTCACACTGGAGCTTTCCACGCATACATCCGCAATCGCATGTAATAACGCATACTTGTACGTCGCGGTAAAATCACCCTCCACCAACATCCGTTGAATGTAAGCAATAAACTCGATGGCTGTTTTCATCGCCAGACTACTCTTGCTTCTCAACGATTACGTTGAGCCACTGTTCGGATGAACGCCCCTCTCTCTGGTCTCCGGTTACCCACATATCTTTGACATCGAACCCTGCCAAATACTGGTTGATCGTTTGTTCGTTTTGGTCACAAAAAAAGCGCCCTTCTTTGACACGCTCTTCATCACCATACTTGAACGACATATACAAAACCCCATGCTGTTTGAGTGCACGACGTAAGCGTGAAATTACATCCATGAGTTCGACTTTGGGGACATGCAATAAACTCGCACAGCACCAGATGCCATCGAAAACCTTGGATTCATTGAATGTTTGAAAGGTGAGCACGTCGACGTCGATATTCAGATAATTCGATGCGATCAGAGCAAGTTCAGAGCAAGTTCAGAGCTCGCATCAAATGCCGATACTTCATATCCTAATGATTGAAAATATTTCGCATCACGGCCACTGCCACAACCCGCATCGAGGATATGACCTTGTAGCGGGATAAGAGGGAGAAAGCACTGATATAAAGCAGACATATCGACTGACAGTGTATTCTCCGCAAAATCTTCAGCGTACATGTTGTAATACAAGGTCGTGTTAGCCTTCAAATCCATGCTGCACCTTAGTCGAAAGATAATGATAAAACTTAAAATGACGACTATCTCTCACGATATCAGCCCCAACACTTCCCTAGCCTGCTGATGAATATGCTCACGCCATTTTTGTGGTTCCTGCACATCAATCGCTGCACCGTAGCCTTGTATCCACCACAGTGTTTGTTGGTCATCTGGTACGGTAGCAGTCAGTTGAAACCGGCCGTCTTCTTCTGGTTTTAAACTTTGATCTTCGCTTAAAGGCGTTTCGGACAGCAGCCAAGCGATCTCAGCTTTCACGCGCGCTTTAAGTACAACAGGCCCTGGTGATTGTCGATAGCTAAAGCCGCCCTGCTCTATATAGTCGGTCACATCAAATCCTTTAAGTGGTCGGAAGTCTTTATCCGAGCGCTCAACGGTTTGAATGCGGTGTAACGCAAATTGGAGTATGTCGTCGTAGTCTTTCACGGTTGCTAAAAGGTAGCTGACGCTGTGACGAACAACAATGGCTTGCGGATGCAGTGTGTAGCTTTTTAGTTCGTTATGCTTGCGACTTAGGTACGTCACTTCAATGGCGTATTCTTCAAGCGCCGCTTCCGATACTACTTCCCAAATGCCCTCTTTGATTTGTGCGGGGATTAGAGTTTTGCCATTCGGAATGGCTTTGACACGATTGGCCCAACCGGAATAATGATTCGAAGGTAAGGCGTTTAGATACTGCTGCGCCGCTTTAAATTGAGGCGAGATTTGCTGAACAGCGGTTTGAGGCAATAGGTCAGAAAGATATTCGTGGGCTAACACCAAAGTAAGTGCGGTAGGTGTGTCTAATCCCAACTTAGAGTCACTAAAACTGGATAACAGACTCCAACGATGTCCACCGTCGCCCTCCATACCTTCTAAGCATATAAGCGGTAAGTGGGCCGTCATAGCGTTAAGATCACGCTGAACCGTACGTAACGAAACCTTAAAGCCCTTTTCCTCTAATGCCTCATGAATGGTCGAGGTGGCTTTGTAGCCTGGCTCTTTTGGAATGATTTGCAGCATCGTGAGTGTGCGAAATAAGGTGTCGTGCTTAGCACCCATGTTTGTATCCTTACATACTGTCTTCTTGACGAAAACTTTACCATAAACCCAATCAGATAATCGCCTGTTTTATACCGAGCATTGGCACTCTAAACGGCATTCAGTAGCCAATATGCTAAGATGGCATTTTATTTCAACTCTAGGAGCCTTCATGTTACGTCGACTTATTATGGCCTTGGCACTGGTCCCTCTTGCGAGCGTATCCTTTGCAGCGGAGCATATCGTTAAGATGGTCAATCAAAATGATTGGGGGGCGATGGCCTTTGAGCCCAGTTTTTTACACGTCGAGGTAGGTGATACGGTGACGTTTGAGCCAACAGACTATGGACACAATGCGGTCACGATTAATTATATGATCCCAAGAGGGGCGAACCGTTATCGCGGTAAAATCAACAAGCCCATTACGATGGCGATTAATAAGTCAGGATTTTATGGCATTGAGTGCTCACCGCATTTGACCATGGGCATGGTGATGACTATTCAAGCAGGCGACGGTGATATAACAGAGTTTGAGATTCCTAAGACCTTGCCCAAACAAGCTAAGCTGCGTTTCAATGCGATTAAAGACTATGCAATGTCGCGGTAAAGGTTAAAGCATAATTTAATGTGTTTGACTAAGAAGCACCGATACTCCTATGCCACCACCGATGCACAGCGTCGCAAGGCCTTTGTTCAGTTGCTGTCTTTGCATTTCATGAATCAAAGTCACTAATACGCGACAGCCCGAAGCGCCAATCGGTAAGATTTCTTTTTCAACCCGCTGCTCACACGAGCAATTAAAGACAACGAAAGCACAAGAAGTCGCTTTCGTTGTCTAAGCTTTTTAGGACTAGCAAATGGTATTACTCACCCATCGCAGCACCTTCGCGTCGAGGGTCCGCCCCACCAAAAAGCTTACCCTCTTCAATTATAATGCCCTGTAGACCTGAATTAAGATCTCGCAAAGACACTTTGTAGCCCATTTCCTCTAAGTCTTTAGCGAGTAATTCTGCAGAGGTTCCCTGTTCAATATCAAAGG is drawn from Marinomonas algicola and contains these coding sequences:
- a CDS encoding pseudoazurin — its product is MLRRLIMALALVPLASVSFAAEHIVKMVNQNDWGAMAFEPSFLHVEVGDTVTFEPTDYGHNAVTINYMIPRGANRYRGKINKPITMAINKSGFYGIECSPHLTMGMVMTIQAGDGDITEFEIPKTLPKQAKLRFNAIKDYAMSR